The genomic DNA ACGCATGACCACCCTTGCTACAACAAGGGTCAAGAGGAGAATAACCAATGCCTCTATGTATTGTATATAGTCCCATATCATTGCTATTTCAACCATTCCGTTGGATATAACTCTAAAGTACATTAAAAATCTTATCCTATCAAAAAGATAATCTATGATAAAATGGTTACAATAACAAAAGGGTTACAATAAAGTAAAGAGAGGATAAGGTGAAATTTGAAGTGATTCCTGCAGTGGACATAAAGGATGGGAAGTGCGTTCAACTCGTACAAGGCGTGCCCAGCAACGTTTCTTGGAGTGGCAACGATCCCATCGGAATGGCCATGCAATGGGTCGATGAGGGTGCCAAGACACTGCACCTGATAGACCTGGATGGTGCTTTCGAAGGAAAAAGAAGAAATGCACCCTTGATTGAACAGATAATAGAACGATGTCCTGCAAAGATCCAAGTTGGTGGGGGCATCCGATCATACGACTCTGCAAGAGCCCTACTTGACATCGGTGCTGATAGGATAATATTGGGGACTGCCGCAATAGAGGATGGCTCTCTCGTGCAAAAATTGGCAAGTGAATATGGTAGTGAACGCATCATGGTCTCATTGGATGCGAAGAGTGGTGAGGTCATGGTCGAGGGTTGGAAAAAAGGCTCTGGTCTCAAATCAACGGAGGTAGGCCTAAGGTTCCAAAAACTTGGCGCAGGATTCATCTTATTTACAAACATAGATGTAGAAGGGCTATTGCAAGGCGTGAACCCGGCGCCGATCAAGGAGTTAGTTGAGGTGGTAGATATCCCCGTAATCGCATCTGGGGGCATCTCATCTATTGAGGATCTGATTGAAATTAAAAACACCAGTGCTGTTGGCGCAGTGATTGGAACAGCACTTTATAAGGGTAATTTAACGCTAAAGGAGGCAATGAAGGTGACAAAATGAGAAGAACCAAGGTAGAAAGAAAGACGAAGGAGACTGACATCAAAGTCGATCTAAACATAGATGGAAAAGGGGAATGCAACATAAGCACAGGCCTAAAATTTTTCGATCACTTGCTTTCAAGCTTTGCCGTTCATGGAAAATTTGACCTTAACCTCACAGCATCAGGGGATGACGAGCACCATATAATAGAGGATGTTGGCATAGTGTTGGGCCATGCTTTAAAAAAGTCCCTGATCGAGAAAGAGGTTATATACAGATTTGGACATGCAATCGTTCCAATGGACGACTCTTTGGCAATAGTTGCAATTGACCTAAGCGGTAGAGGCTATCTGGTGTTCAATGCTAAATTTTCGGCAGAGAAAATAGGGGATACCAGCACAGAGATGATTAAACACTTCTTAGAGGCATTTGTCAGTAATGCGAGCATAAACATAAATGTGCGAGTTGAGGGGGAAAACGACCACCACAAGGGAGAGGCATTATTCAAATCCTTGGCGTTGGCACTAAATGAAGCCACGAGAATCGACCAACGAGGAAAAAGCGCCCCAAGCACAAAAGGAATGTTGTATGGGTAAGAGAGTACTGGTAACGACAGCATGGCCCTATGCAAACGGACCTTTGCACTTGGGACACTTAGCAGGTTCGTGTCTGCCGGCGGATATCTTTGCCAGGTATAACCGGATGATGGGAAACGAAACACGGATGGTTTCCGGGACGGACGAGCATGGAACACCCATATCCATGCGTGCAGAGGTAGAGGGGCGTTCTCCCAAAGGGATAGTTGATAATTATCATGAGAGAATCAAGCGTTCTCTATATGATGTGGGCTGTTCATATGATCTATTCACTAGGACGACGACCAGGAACCATCGTGAAACGGCCCAGGATTTCTTTCTTAAATTGCTTGAGCATGACTTTATCTACGAAAAGGCCATGGATATGCTATATTGCCCCAAGTGCAACAAGTCCTTACCAGACAGATATGTGGAGGGCAAGTGCCCCAAGTGTGGCTCAGAGGGTGCCAGAGGGGATCAATGCGATGCGTGTGGTAGGACTCTTGACACCACGGAATTGATCAATCCCTATTGCAAGAGTTGTGGTACTACGCCAGAGATGCGTGAGACCAGGCATTACTTCTTTCGATTAACTGCATTTCAGGATAGGCTGCTGAGTTGGATAAAGACCAAGAAAGATCTTTGGAGACCGAATGTCTATAAATTTACGATCAATTGGCTGAAAGAGGGAGTAGAGGACAGGCCCATAACTCGTGACCTCAAATGGGGGGTCCCGGTCCCTATCAAGGGTGAAGAGGACAAAGTCATCTATGTCTGGTTTGAGGCTGTCATTGGATATATCTCAGCGACAAAACAATACTTTGCTGAACAAGGCAAATCAGACGCATGGAGGGTTTGGTGGGAGGATCCGGATACGGAAACTTATTATTTCATTGGAAAGGATAACATACCTTTCCATACCATTATATGGCCTGCCATGTTGTTAGGCTACGAAGGACTGAACATCCCCACAAATGTCATAGGCAACGAGTTCCTCAATCTAGAAGGGGATAAATTTTCGACGAGCAAGAACTACGCCGTCTGGTTAGACGAATACCTAGAGCATTTCGATCCAGACCCACTGCGATACTATCTTTCCATCAATATGCCGGAATCCAAGGATGCGAATTTTACTTGGGATGAATTTCAACGCAGAAATAACGAAGAACTTGTGTCCACATTTGGTAACTTTGCGCACAGAGTACTATCATTTATTGAAAAATTCCACGATGGAATCATTCCAGAGCCTTATGATCTCGATGAAAAAGACCTTTCTGTGCTAAAAGAGATCGAGCTAGCGGTGGATGTTACCGACAACTTCCTTCAGAATTGCGAGTTTAAGAAGGCCATAGCAAGGGTCATGAAGCTTGCCTCATTTGGCAACCAATATTTCAATGAAAAGGAGCCTTGGAAAGATAAGGCGATGAGCAAAACAACGCTTCATTTAAGCGCTTGCATCATAAAAGCCTTGGCAATCTTGATGGCTCCGTTCCTACCCTTCTCTGCACAGAGACTTTGGAGTATGCTGGGTTATGAAAGCTCCGTACATGAACAGCGATTGCAATCTGCCAAGAATCCTATCGAATCTCAGCCTGTAAGGGATGTGAAGCCGTTGTTCCGGATAATTGAGGGCGATGAAATTGCAGAGCAAAAGACAAAGCTGGATAGATGATCGCTCTGACATATCCAAATTGAACCTTGTCGAGATGGGTAGAGATGAGGTCACCTTGGCCTGTACCCAAGGAAAGATCTCACTCTGGCTCGGTAAAAAAGCAACGGAAGACCTGATCATAGGAATCCTATCCAGTATATCAAAAGTCGACTCTTCCATCGAATATGAAAGTGAAGTCATCTGTGACTTCGATGCCATCGAAAAATACGAGAGCAGGGGTTATATCCTAATCTCATATGCAAGGACAAAGGAGAAATATAGAGTTGTGTTCAACGTGCCACTTTCAAGAAAAGATGCCCTGGAATGCTTTACTGAATCCATTCTCGAGGAACTAAGGGAGGGGAATGTTCAAAAAAGTTTTCTCTGGAACGGCAACTCCACTAAGATAATGTTATTATTCACAGAACTAAACGATAATGTAATTGGTTGGCATCTCAAGAGGACGGAATTCAAAGATGATTCAGATGGGTATAGCTGGAATCCCCCGGGCTAAAAAGGGAAAAGGAATAGATGCTGGCATCAGATATCTTGCTGAGATCAAATTGGATGCCATGGAGATTCAGTTCGTCAGGGGCATTTTTATGGATAGCGAGGCTGCAAAGAGAGTTGGTGAAACTGCAAAAGAGGTGGGTATCAAACTTTCAGTACATGCACCCTATTATGTTAACCTCGCTGGGAGCAAAGAGACCATCGAAAAAAGCAAAAAATTCATCATTAATTCCGCTCTAAGGGCTATCGAGATGAATGCGAATATAGTGGTTCTCCATCCGGGATATTATTCGAAAAAAGAAAACACGTTTGAATTGGTAAAGAGCGCTTGTGAGGAGATCAAGGACAAAATAGAAAAGAAAGTACTTCTTGGCATTGAGACAGCCGGGCGGAAAAGTCAGTTTGGCACCCTTGATGAGATCATCAAGATCACATCTGAGGTTGAAGGAACAAAACCAGTGCTGGATTTCGGCCACATCCACGCCAGGGGTAACGGCTCGTTAAAAAGCAAAAGTGATTTCGAGGGAGTGCTTAGTAGATTTGATCATGATGAGTTCCACATCCATTTTAGCGGAGTGGAATATGAGGATGGAAATGAGAGAAAACACATACCTGTGGATGACGAGCCAAACTTTGAACCCCTAGCAGAGGCTTTAATAGAAGGGAGCTACGATGCCACGGTGATTTGTGAATCACCTTTATTAGAGGTGGATGCCTTGAAGATGAAGGAGGTCATTAATGCCAAAATCAAAGGATGAAAATCAGAGCACAGTCAGGTCAGCGATGAAGATGATGAGTACCCATATCATTGATGCAGCTGAGGATTTAAAAGATGACACAATAAAAGAGGTGATCGATCAACTTCTCAGCGCAAAAAAGATCTTTTTGCTGGGCGTCGGTCGCTCAGGCTTGGTTGGCAAAGCATTCGCAATGAGGCTGATGCATCTGGGATTTCGTGTGTTCGTGGTGGGGGAGACCATAACCCCCTCTGTGGAAAAAGGCGACCTCTTGGTGGTCATCTCTGGTTCAGGTGAAACCCAATCCGTGGTCGACTTAGCCCAAATTGGAAAGGACCTAGGAGCGAAGATTATTTTGGTCACATCAAACCCCAATTCAACAGCGGCAAGTTATGCCGATATATTGATCACATTAGGGAAAAGGGTCAAGACGGATGATATGGACTACCTAGAAAGACAAGTAAGGGGGGCGCATAGATCATTGGCACCCCTAGGTACGTTATTTGAGATCACTTCCATGGTCTTTTTGGATGGAATCATCGCTGCTTTGATGGAAATCACCAAGAAGGGAGAAGGGGATCTCAAACTAAAACATGCGACCTTGGAGTGATAGCATGAAGGAAATAAAAGATTTGTTGGAAAAACTGTCAAATGCTCATGGCACCTCTGGGTATGAGGGAAATATCAGGACCATCGTTGAGGAGGAGATCCATCCATATGTCGATGAGATCAGGACGGATAAACTTGGAAATCTCATTGCTACTAAGAAAGGTGCAGCGCCATCTATCATGCTTGCTGCCCACATGGATGAGATAGGCTTGATGGTCAAATATGTGGATGATGAGGGCTTTATCAAATTTGTCAAGGTTGGCGGCTGGTTTGATCAGACCTTGCTCAACCAACGCGTCATACTTCACACAGAAAAAGGGATGATAACAGGCGTCATAGGATCAAAGCCGCCCCATGTTATGAAAGAGGAGGATAAGAAAAAGGTAGTCAATGCAGAGGACATGTTCATCGATGTCGGGGCGACGAGTAAAAAGGATGCAAAAAAATTGGGCATAATGGAGGGCACATCGATCACCATGGACAGGGAGTTCCGACCGCTGGCAAATGATATGGTTACTGGCAAAGCTTTCGACGATAGGGTAGGGCTGGTGATGTTGATTGAAGCCCTAAAGCGAACAGATGGTAGGGTGACAGTGCATGCAGTCGGGACCGTTCAAGAGGAGGTTGGATTAAAGGGCGCGAAGACATCTGCCTTTGGATTGGGACCAGACGTTGCGATTGCAACTGATGTCGCCATTGCCGGAGATAACCCCGGCATAGAGAAAAAAGATTCTTCCATAGAAATTGGCAAAGGGCCTTCAATAACGGTCTTGGATGGGTCCGGGCGCGGACTCATTACATCCGAACCTGTGCTAAAATGGCTTAAAAGGACAGCTGAGAGCAACAAAATTCCGTATCAGTTAGAAGTATCCAGCGGAGGAACGACAGATGCGACTGCAATTCAGCTAACAAAGGCAGGCATCCCTTCCGGAACGATAAGCCTACCAGCAAGATATATCCACTCGCCAGTCGAGGTGATAAGCCTAAAAGACCTAGATCGATGTGCAGAACTGATTGCACGCGCCATAGAGACGGTTGACGGGTACTTTTGGGGTATTTAGCAGATTATAAAAAAATAGAACAAAAAAAACTTTTCAACGAAAGTGACATCCTCAAACTCTGAGGACCCTATAACCTGCTGCCCTCTCCAACCTATCCATTATAGCTAGCCCAATGCCCTTTGTTTCCACGCCTTCCACGATGATCATGTCAACTTTTGCCTCATCGAAACCCCTGAGAATTTCAAACAAATTTCTAGCAACCGTCCTCAGATCAGCCCTGCTACCGGCAACTTTAACGATGTCTGCATCGTATCTGGGGCTTTCGCTCATTGCCATTATTCCCACTCTTTTTCCCTTCCGCCTGTGCTCATCTGCGAGTTCCTGAACCTTTCTTGTGAGGATGTCAAAATCCTCCCCCTCTACCACGATCATATCTGAGCTGGGTGCATAATGCTTGTGTTTCATTCCCGGAGATAGGGCAACCTCCACTTCCATTTTTATCCCAGCTAGATCAGCATCTCCCAACACATCCACTAGCTCTTCAGCGGTGATGCCCCCAGGTCTTAATATCCTTGGCTTAGAAGCGGTCAGATCAAGAACTGTGGATTCCACCCCCACCCTCGTTGGACCCCCATCAAGTATTATATCCACCTTAGCCCCTAAGTCCTCCATAACATGTCTTGCATTGGTTGGGCTGGGCTTTCCAGCAGGATTGGCACTTGGTGCTGCAATTGGCATTCCAGATTCAGCTATGAGGGCAAGGGGCACCCGGTGATCAGGCATTCTTAGGGCTACCGTCTCTAAGCCGCCGGTGGTCACATAGGGCACGATCTCAGATTTTTTTAGGACAAGCGTCAACGGACCAGGCCAAAAAAAGTCCATTAACTCCTCTGCCTTCACTGGAATGTCTTTCATCAGCTTGTAAACCTCTTCCCTGTCAGCAACATGCACTATAAGGGGGTTGTCCACTGGTCGGTTTTTGGCCCTGAATATGCTGGCAACCGCTTCCGCGTTGAGAGCATCCGCTCCAAGACCGTACACCGTCTCGGTAGGAAAGGCAACCAAGCCTCCATTCCTGATTACGTCCGCAGCGATACGAATTTTACCTATTTCTGGCTCTTCGGAGTCTACTTTTAGTACCAAGGGTTTGCGCTCTTCTGACATGGCAAAACTAAGATGCATGATGGTGTATTTTAGGGTTTGTTTGAGCACTTAATGATTTATTTTGTTCAATTATCAGGGGTCGTTCCGTTTAATAATTGCAAAATATCAATGCTTTATCACCCACTCTCAGCCCAATCTTATCTGAAACACCCCCGTTTACTTCCAGGACATATTTTGCCTTTTTATCAGGGTTTATGCTGGGACAAATATCCGCTTCGCAAGGTTGAGTGTTCTTGCTGATAAAAACAACCTCTTTGTCTTCACTGATCCAGATTATGTCCAGGGGGATCAGGGTATTCTTCATCCAGAAGGGGTGCACTCCTTCTTCTTCAAAGATGAAAAGCATGCCTTTGTCTGGATCAAGATGTTCTCTGAACATTAAACCACGAGCTCGTTCGTCAGGAGTTGTGGCCAGTTCAACATAGAAGCAAGTACCTTTTATACAGACCTGGTTTTGTTTGGAGACTTCTGGGGGTTGATCGCTGATGCACCCAATAATTAAAACTGCTAAGGTTACAAGTGCCAATATACCGATTAAAATCTTGTGATGATTTTTCATTTCAAAGTGTGAGTATTGTGTATAACTTTTTGTAGATAAAAGAGGTTGTGATTCTCAGTAGTATATGTGCTACGTTAATTAAGCAAGCGATGCGGCAATTTCTTCACCATCTTATCTATCCTATCTCTTGGTTTTACTCATTATTAACAAATACTTAAATCCACGAAGATAAAAATGAAGTTTCTTGCTCTCTCATGCCAAACATGAGTTTATGAAATTATTTCGAAGTTATGGGTGCCCCAAGCATGACATTTAGGGCAGCCAACTGGCGTATCTATATAAGCGGATCCGTAGCCTTTGTCTTTGACCCAAGCAGGATCATCTCCGAGATACCCAGGATCCTCCTCATTTGAGGCTATACAATATCCATAGCTATTGAACTGATAAATCAGCTCTTCCCCTCGGTATCCGCAACTTTTACATTTATATTTTGACACTTTAAATCTCTTTTTAGTTATATTTCCTTTAAAAAAATGTTTTCTTCGTCTACCCTATATTGAATTAGTCTCACCGTTTTTTCCTCAATGCTTTTTCTTTTATCTCGGTACTGTAAAACTTCTTTGTCAAAATCAAAGCCAACAAGAATACTTTGTACCATCCCAGAATCCCCATCCGCAAGTTTTCTAATCAACCAATTTTCATACTTGATAATTTGGTTAAGATCCGCCTCTGAGACTTTTCCCGTCTTCAGTTCCATGCAGGTAAATTTGTAAAGTATCTTCAAAGAATCTATCGTAGTTACATGTGTAAGAAAAATATCCATTACTTTGTTGAATGAGGTTGGAACGTAATTTATGAAATCATCGTAATCACCTATGATTTCTTTGAGCTTGCCCTCAGTAAAAGATTTCATAAACCATGCATTGAGATATCCCTCATATCTAAGGTGACCTTGATTATTGCACTCCAAAATCAATGGCAATGGTTTAGGATTGAGAGTAAAATAAGGATCGGGGAGCTTATAAGGCGGGTTATATACTGGATTATTCCTCAATAAAAGTCGTATTATTTCCTTTCCTTCTGCGGTAGTAATGGAAAAATGATTTTTCTTTGCCATAATTCCCAGATCAAAAGTCCAAATCTTTCCCTTATCTCGCAGATCTAATATGTCACTTAAATCTACGGGTTTAGCAAATTCTCTCAGGGCTGGCTCCAGGCAAACTCTGTAAGGATATGCTTGGCTTGGGTTATGCCAGATGTCTGTTTTATCATAAAAAGGTCTTTTATTAACTCTCCATAAGCCGTATATGCCTCTGTTTTTAACATAAAAGAAAACAAAATCATCTGGCTTAATTCCCCAAAAACCAGAGATTACATCAGCGTTCATTGGTCCAGACCTAACAGATCCACTACTCTGAACACCCCCATAAACCCCTTTCTCAACACATGTTCTAAAATTATTTTCCCCTGTTAGAAATATGTGATAAGCCATTTCATGCCCCCATTGGTGTCGATTTTACCTTAGTTATTAAATATGCTATTTTATTAATATCCGTACCACTTGCCTTAAACCCTCTTGATATTGCGGTGACAATGGTAGTTCCACAGCCGTAAAAAGGGTCATTTATATGTGCGACTTTTTCAGATACATACTCATCAATTAACTTTTCAACCAACTGGGGGATGAATTTAGCAGGGGTATCGATGGTAGTCATGGGTCCATTTGCCTGTATCCGAGGGCTTATATTCTACAAAAGACCACTCCTTATCCATCTTTTTCTTATTGAATAGATCCAAGATTTCTTCTTTCATTTATTTTTTCATTATTCATTATCATAACAGCTCATTTAAATTAATCGCCGTTTCTTCTTTTGTAGGCCCAAACCTTGAATTCTATCTAAACGTTGAAGTTTTCTTTAGAAGGTGCTCTCATCCCGTTTTGGATTGCGATAACATCGCTTTGTAATCCCCTTCTGTGATGTCGAAGAATATTTCGTCCAAAAATTCACCTTCGTACCTGTGATATTCCCTACGCGTGCCGATCTTCCTGAACCCTGCCTTGGCCAAAATCCGTTGTGGGCTTTTGTTTAACACGGTCGCAGAAGCAAAGAGAGAGTGCAGCCTGAGTTTTTCGAAGGCAAAATGCAAGAGAGCCATAATAATCTCCGATCCATACCCCCTGCCCTGGAACTCCCTTTCCCCTATGAGGATGGATATCTCACCCCTCATGTTTTTTCCATCCACATTGTACACCGAGGCGAAACCGATGGGCTTATCACCCAACGAGACGATGAAATCAAAGTCGCTAGAGGGTTTCATCAGTTCTCGCTCCAGATATTCCCGTGAGATTTGGCCGGAGTCGTCCATAAATCTGAGGTTTTCAGCGTCGTTGAACCAACTCAGCAGAATGTCGACATCACATAGCTTCACAGGCCTCATGGTCAGGTTCTTCGTCTTGATTAACTCGCTTTTGTTGTCTGAGGGTCTCTCCTTCAAACGGCCTCTTTCAATAGCTGATCGGAGGATTATGTCAACTAATTGACCGAAGGTCATTCCATCAGCTTCGATGGAGGCCACAAAGCCGCTATGGCAGGGGCTTAAACACGGGTTAGGATTGACCTCCAGCACGTATGGGATTCCCTCCCTCAGCCGGATGTCAACCCTCCCATATCCAAAGCAACCCACCGCCCTGTAAGCCTTCAATGCCAAGTCCTTCACTCTCGCCGCTGTATCAGGGTCAAGCTCTGCAGGGCAGCTTCTGCACGTTCCTTCGTACCATTTCGAATTTTCAATCCACTTCGCCTCATAGCTGACCACCCGCTCTTCCCGGGGAGGTAAATTGAAGACTATCTCAGAAAGGGGTAAAGCCCTTGCTGTTTCACCAGATCCCAATAGTGCCACATTCAGCTCCCTCCCATCAATGAACTCTTCCACGAGGGCTGGCTGGAGATACACCTCAAGGATGTGGCTTATCTTCCTTCTCAGGTGTGCCTCATCATATACCACCGAATCAGGCCCTACACCTATGCTGGCATCTTCCCCAACAGGCTTCACGATTAACGGATAGGATAGCTCAGCATGGATGGGCTCATTCGGTTCCAGGATCAGTTGATAAGCTGGCGTTAGTATCCCATGGCTGACCAGTATGTTCTTGGTGATGAATTTGTCACGACATATGGCCAGGGTACGGGAATTTGAGCCTGTGTAGGGTATCTTAAGCAATTCGAGGAGGGCAGCAATCTTACTCTCGGCCGACGTATCCCCGCCCAGCCCTTCTGCAAGGTTGAAGACCATGTCAAGGTCCAGCTCGTTTAATTCCCCCAGTAATTCACTGCTCACCCGCAGCAATAAAGCCTCATGACCTGCATTTTCAAGGGAGGCTTTCACAGCCGAGACCGCGTCAAGCACCTCGTTTTCAGCCACAATGTCGGCAGGCATTCCTCTTTGGAGTTGGCCCTCTTCAACAAGGTTGTACAATATCCCAATCTTCATTTCATTTAACCCTCGGAGTAACGGCTGAGCCCCGCATTCAAAATCTCGGCGATCAATTCCTCGTAAGTCATGCCAGAGGCATAGGCAGATTTCGGAAATCGTGAATTCTCCCTGGGGTCCGGGATCAGACCAGGCAACGCGTTGACATCGATCACGTTCGGCACGGAATCAGCATCGAGCCTCAGGTCAATCCTGCTAAAATCACGACACTCGAGGACTTCATACGTCCGAAGGGCGGTATCTTTCAGGCATTCCTCCAAGTCTGCGTCCAATTTGGCAGGGCAAATTATTCCATCATGCTCATTATCTGGAGCGTCCCAGTACCATTTTACTTCATAGGAATCGAATTTAGGAAGGTCATCTGGAAGCCCGTCGAAGTCAATCTCAAGCACTGGAAGAACTCTGGGCGGATCGTTGCCTAGGATCGATACCGTGAACTCCCTTCCTGGCAAGTACTCTTCAACTAAAGCAGACTGGTTATACTCCTGAAAGATTCTCTTAATTATTTTCTTTGCATCCCTTTCATTTTCGACAAGCGCGTCTTTCATAATGCCTTTGCTTGATCCTTCTGCGTTGGGCTTCACGAACAATGGAAACTTAAGTCCATCCAAGGATTGCTCTTCCGAGGCTAAAAGGCAAAACTTTGGCGTCGGAATGCCCCAGTAGCCCAACACCTCCTTGCTTCTTCTTTTGTCCAGAGTAATGGCCAGTGTAGCGACTCCTGAACCTGAATACGGTATCCCCAGCAGTTCGAGCATTGCAGGAATATGGGACTCCCTGCTCTCGCCCCCCATTCCTTCCGCTATGTTGAAGACGAAATCCGGCTTCGTAGCCCTTAATTTCTGGAAGGCGTTTTCATTCGCCTCTATCAGCGTTACCTCATGACCCAGGGCTTCGATGGCTTTCTTTATAGCTTCAACAGTCGAAATCTCATCGAACTCAACGAAAGCGTCGGTTTTATACCTGCTGTTCTTCTCAGGTAGCGCGTTATAGGTTAGGGCTATCCTCATGCTATCTTGGGTTGGGGTAGACATAAC from Methanocellales archaeon includes the following:
- a CDS encoding DUF192 domain-containing protein produces the protein MKNHHKILIGILALVTLAVLIIGCISDQPPEVSKQNQVCIKGTCFYVELATTPDERARGLMFREHLDPDKGMLFIFEEEGVHPFWMKNTLIPLDIIWISEDKEVVFISKNTQPCEADICPSINPDKKAKYVLEVNGGVSDKIGLRVGDKALIFCNY
- a CDS encoding GNAT family N-acetyltransferase: MKIGILYNLVEEGQLQRGMPADIVAENEVLDAVSAVKASLENAGHEALLLRVSSELLGELNELDLDMVFNLAEGLGGDTSAESKIAALLELLKIPYTGSNSRTLAICRDKFITKNILVSHGILTPAYQLILEPNEPIHAELSYPLIVKPVGEDASIGVGPDSVVYDEAHLRRKISHILEVYLQPALVEEFIDGRELNVALLGSGETARALPLSEIVFNLPPREERVVSYEAKWIENSKWYEGTCRSCPAELDPDTAARVKDLALKAYRAVGCFGYGRVDIRLREGIPYVLEVNPNPCLSPCHSGFVASIEADGMTFGQLVDIILRSAIERGRLKERPSDNKSELIKTKNLTMRPVKLCDVDILLSWFNDAENLRFMDDSGQISREYLERELMKPSSDFDFIVSLGDKPIGFASVYNVDGKNMRGEISILIGEREFQGRGYGSEIIMALLHFAFEKLRLHSLFASATVLNKSPQRILAKAGFRKIGTRREYHRYEGEFLDEIFFDITEGDYKAMLSQSKTG
- the hisB gene encoding imidazoleglycerol-phosphate dehydratase HisB is translated as MRRTKVERKTKETDIKVDLNIDGKGECNISTGLKFFDHLLSSFAVHGKFDLNLTASGDDEHHIIEDVGIVLGHALKKSLIEKEVIYRFGHAIVPMDDSLAIVAIDLSGRGYLVFNAKFSAEKIGDTSTEMIKHFLEAFVSNASININVRVEGENDHHKGEALFKSLALALNEATRIDQRGKSAPSTKGMLYG
- a CDS encoding TIM barrel protein yields the protein MIQMGIAGIPRAKKGKGIDAGIRYLAEIKLDAMEIQFVRGIFMDSEAAKRVGETAKEVGIKLSVHAPYYVNLAGSKETIEKSKKFIINSALRAIEMNANIVVLHPGYYSKKENTFELVKSACEEIKDKIEKKVLLGIETAGRKSQFGTLDEIIKITSEVEGTKPVLDFGHIHARGNGSLKSKSDFEGVLSRFDHDEFHIHFSGVEYEDGNERKHIPVDDEPNFEPLAEALIEGSYDATVICESPLLEVDALKMKEVINAKIKG
- a CDS encoding L-threonylcarbamoyladenylate synthase; the protein is MSEERKPLVLKVDSEEPEIGKIRIAADVIRNGGLVAFPTETVYGLGADALNAEAVASIFRAKNRPVDNPLIVHVADREEVYKLMKDIPVKAEELMDFFWPGPLTLVLKKSEIVPYVTTGGLETVALRMPDHRVPLALIAESGMPIAAPSANPAGKPSPTNARHVMEDLGAKVDIILDGGPTRVGVESTVLDLTASKPRILRPGGITAEELVDVLGDADLAGIKMEVEVALSPGMKHKHYAPSSDMIVVEGEDFDILTRKVQELADEHRRKGKRVGIMAMSESPRYDADIVKVAGSRADLRTVARNLFEILRGFDEAKVDMIIVEGVETKGIGLAIMDRLERAAGYRVLRV
- a CDS encoding M42 family metallopeptidase encodes the protein MKEIKDLLEKLSNAHGTSGYEGNIRTIVEEEIHPYVDEIRTDKLGNLIATKKGAAPSIMLAAHMDEIGLMVKYVDDEGFIKFVKVGGWFDQTLLNQRVILHTEKGMITGVIGSKPPHVMKEEDKKKVVNAEDMFIDVGATSKKDAKKLGIMEGTSITMDREFRPLANDMVTGKAFDDRVGLVMLIEALKRTDGRVTVHAVGTVQEEVGLKGAKTSAFGLGPDVAIATDVAIAGDNPGIEKKDSSIEIGKGPSITVLDGSGRGLITSEPVLKWLKRTAESNKIPYQLEVSSGGTTDATAIQLTKAGIPSGTISLPARYIHSPVEVISLKDLDRCAELIARAIETVDGYFWGI
- a CDS encoding EVE domain-containing protein, translated to MAYHIFLTGENNFRTCVEKGVYGGVQSSGSVRSGPMNADVISGFWGIKPDDFVFFYVKNRGIYGLWRVNKRPFYDKTDIWHNPSQAYPYRVCLEPALREFAKPVDLSDILDLRDKGKIWTFDLGIMAKKNHFSITTAEGKEIIRLLLRNNPVYNPPYKLPDPYFTLNPKPLPLILECNNQGHLRYEGYLNAWFMKSFTEGKLKEIIGDYDDFINYVPTSFNKVMDIFLTHVTTIDSLKILYKFTCMELKTGKVSEADLNQIIKYENWLIRKLADGDSGMVQSILVGFDFDKEVLQYRDKRKSIEEKTVRLIQYRVDEENIFLKEI
- the hxlB gene encoding 6-phospho-3-hexuloisomerase → MPKSKDENQSTVRSAMKMMSTHIIDAAEDLKDDTIKEVIDQLLSAKKIFLLGVGRSGLVGKAFAMRLMHLGFRVFVVGETITPSVEKGDLLVVISGSGETQSVVDLAQIGKDLGAKIILVTSNPNSTAASYADILITLGKRVKTDDMDYLERQVRGAHRSLAPLGTLFEITSMVFLDGIIAALMEITKKGEGDLKLKHATLE
- the metG gene encoding methionine--tRNA ligase encodes the protein MKPRESTNEEKAPQAQKECCMGKRVLVTTAWPYANGPLHLGHLAGSCLPADIFARYNRMMGNETRMVSGTDEHGTPISMRAEVEGRSPKGIVDNYHERIKRSLYDVGCSYDLFTRTTTRNHRETAQDFFLKLLEHDFIYEKAMDMLYCPKCNKSLPDRYVEGKCPKCGSEGARGDQCDACGRTLDTTELINPYCKSCGTTPEMRETRHYFFRLTAFQDRLLSWIKTKKDLWRPNVYKFTINWLKEGVEDRPITRDLKWGVPVPIKGEEDKVIYVWFEAVIGYISATKQYFAEQGKSDAWRVWWEDPDTETYYFIGKDNIPFHTIIWPAMLLGYEGLNIPTNVIGNEFLNLEGDKFSTSKNYAVWLDEYLEHFDPDPLRYYLSINMPESKDANFTWDEFQRRNNEELVSTFGNFAHRVLSFIEKFHDGIIPEPYDLDEKDLSVLKEIELAVDVTDNFLQNCEFKKAIARVMKLASFGNQYFNEKEPWKDKAMSKTTLHLSACIIKALAILMAPFLPFSAQRLWSMLGYESSVHEQRLQSAKNPIESQPVRDVKPLFRIIEGDEIAEQKTKLDR
- the hisA gene encoding 1-(5-phosphoribosyl)-5-[(5-phosphoribosylamino)methylideneamino]imidazole-4-carboxamide isomerase — protein: MKFEVIPAVDIKDGKCVQLVQGVPSNVSWSGNDPIGMAMQWVDEGAKTLHLIDLDGAFEGKRRNAPLIEQIIERCPAKIQVGGGIRSYDSARALLDIGADRIILGTAAIEDGSLVQKLASEYGSERIMVSLDAKSGEVMVEGWKKGSGLKSTEVGLRFQKLGAGFILFTNIDVEGLLQGVNPAPIKELVEVVDIPVIASGGISSIEDLIEIKNTSAVGAVIGTALYKGNLTLKEAMKVTK